The Saccharopolyspora gloriosae genome window below encodes:
- the recQ gene encoding DNA helicase RecQ — MTSAQSSPVADPAAPDALGVLNRVFGYDSFRGPQQDIVEHVIAGGDALVLMPTGGGKSLCYQVPALVRDGVGVVVSPLIALMQDQVDALTEVGVRAGFLNSTQDAGERRAVEAAFLNGELDVLYLAPERLRVESTLSLLDKGNISLFAIDEAHCVAQWGHDFRPDYLALSMLHERWPDVPRIALTATATEATRGEIATRLDLTQARHFVASFDRPNIQYRIVGKNDPKKQLLNLLRTEHAGDAGIVYCLSRSSVEKTAEFLSQNGIPAVPYHAGLDGRTRATHQSRFLREEGLVVVATIAFGMGIDKPDVRFVAHLDLPKSVEGYYQETGRAGRDGLPSTAWLAYGLQDVVQQRKMINNSEGDDAHRRRLGTHLEAMLALCETVECRRVQLLAYFGQDGEPCGNCDTCLAPPESWDGTIAAQKLLSAVYRLQNERRQKFGAGHVIDILLGKRNDKVDQHRHDELTVFGIGTDLREADWRGVVRQLLAQGLLAVEGDYGTLVLTAASGEVLGRERSVRLRREPEKPAKQPKAAKARKADQVEMPAEAAPLFERLRAWRAATAKEQGVPAYVIFHDAVLRQVAAQRPSTLDELGTISGVGQNKLDKYGEALLGALAEE; from the coding sequence GTGACTTCCGCGCAGAGCAGTCCCGTCGCCGATCCTGCCGCGCCCGACGCGCTGGGGGTGTTGAACCGCGTCTTCGGCTACGACTCGTTCCGGGGGCCGCAGCAGGACATCGTCGAGCACGTCATCGCCGGCGGTGACGCGCTGGTCCTGATGCCCACCGGTGGCGGGAAGTCGCTGTGCTACCAGGTTCCGGCGCTGGTCCGGGACGGTGTCGGCGTGGTCGTGTCGCCGCTGATCGCGCTGATGCAGGACCAGGTGGACGCGCTCACCGAGGTCGGCGTGCGAGCCGGGTTCCTGAACTCCACGCAGGACGCGGGGGAGCGCCGCGCCGTGGAGGCCGCGTTCCTCAACGGGGAGCTGGACGTGCTCTACCTGGCGCCGGAGCGGTTGCGCGTCGAGTCGACGTTGTCCTTGCTGGACAAGGGGAACATCTCGCTGTTCGCGATCGACGAGGCGCACTGCGTGGCGCAGTGGGGCCACGACTTCCGCCCGGACTACCTCGCGCTGTCCATGCTGCACGAGCGCTGGCCGGACGTGCCGCGCATCGCGCTGACCGCCACCGCCACGGAGGCCACCCGCGGTGAGATCGCGACCAGGCTGGACCTGACGCAGGCGCGGCACTTCGTGGCGAGCTTCGACCGCCCGAACATCCAGTACCGGATCGTCGGCAAGAACGATCCGAAGAAGCAGCTGCTGAACCTGCTGCGCACCGAGCACGCCGGGGACGCGGGGATCGTCTACTGCCTGTCGCGGTCGTCGGTGGAGAAGACGGCGGAGTTCCTCAGCCAGAACGGGATCCCGGCCGTGCCGTACCACGCGGGCCTGGACGGGCGGACCCGCGCGACGCACCAGTCCCGGTTCCTGCGCGAGGAAGGGCTGGTGGTGGTCGCCACCATCGCGTTCGGCATGGGCATCGACAAGCCCGACGTGCGGTTCGTCGCGCACTTGGACCTGCCGAAGTCGGTGGAGGGCTACTACCAGGAGACCGGCCGAGCGGGGCGCGACGGCCTCCCGTCCACCGCGTGGCTGGCCTACGGCCTGCAGGACGTCGTCCAGCAGCGCAAGATGATCAACAACTCCGAGGGCGACGACGCGCACCGCAGGCGGCTGGGCACGCACCTGGAGGCGATGCTCGCGCTGTGCGAGACGGTGGAGTGCCGCCGGGTGCAGCTGCTGGCCTACTTCGGCCAGGACGGCGAGCCCTGCGGCAACTGCGACACCTGCCTGGCTCCGCCGGAGTCCTGGGACGGCACGATCGCGGCGCAGAAGCTGCTGTCGGCGGTGTACCGGCTGCAGAACGAGCGGCGGCAGAAGTTCGGCGCCGGGCACGTCATCGACATCCTGCTCGGCAAGCGCAACGACAAGGTCGACCAGCACCGCCACGACGAGCTCACCGTCTTCGGCATCGGCACCGACCTGCGCGAGGCGGATTGGCGCGGAGTGGTGCGCCAGCTGCTCGCGCAGGGCCTGCTGGCGGTGGAGGGCGACTACGGCACGCTGGTGCTCACCGCGGCCAGCGGCGAGGTGCTGGGCCGGGAGCGCTCGGTGCGGTTGCGCCGCGAACCGGAGAAGCCCGCGAAGCAGCCGAAGGCCGCCAAGGCGCGCAAGGCGGACCAGGTCGAGATGCCCGCCGAGGCGGCACCGCTGTTCGAACGCCTCCGCGCCTGGCGCGCGGCCACCGCGAAGGAGCAGGGCGTGCCCGCGTACGTGATCTTCCACGACGCGGTGCTGCGCCAGGTCGCGGCGCAGCGTCCGTCCACACTGGACGAACTGGGGACCATCAGCGGAGTCGGCCAGAACAAGCTGGACAAGTACGGCGAAGCCCTCCTGGGCGCCCTCGCCGAGGAGTGA